A genomic region of Aureimonas populi contains the following coding sequences:
- a CDS encoding NADH:flavin oxidoreductase/NADH oxidase, giving the protein MSDKPVSGQTMLFSPYTLRGVTFPNRIVLAPMQMYMTGPDGRATDWHLQHLAKYALGGFGTVMTEALIVEPRGRSTYGDCGIWSDDQIAPLRRISDFLREQGAVPAAQLHHVGPKASRQRPFEGLQPLGPAEAARGEAPWQPVSSSPGRSIEEYHEPRELTVDEIRELVEAYAAAAKRVDQAGYDVLDIHAAHGYLIHSFLSPVANLRTDEYGGDINGRMRFALEIAEAVRSAWPSSKPILYRISCVDWRKDLDDRTDGWTIEDSFVLAGELKKRGIDVVDCSSGGIRAANSVMDYAKKRKKLERGHQVPYAEAIRRKAEVPTMAVGVILDGPQAEAILQAGQADLIAIGREALYNPHWGLHAARALSADPNWGYWPSSYGWWLELRERIGIEDPKP; this is encoded by the coding sequence GTGAGCGACAAGCCAGTTTCGGGCCAGACGATGCTGTTCAGCCCCTACACCCTGCGCGGCGTCACATTTCCCAATCGTATAGTGCTCGCGCCCATGCAGATGTACATGACGGGACCAGACGGGCGGGCGACCGACTGGCACCTTCAGCATCTTGCGAAATACGCGCTGGGCGGCTTCGGCACGGTGATGACCGAGGCGTTGATCGTCGAGCCGCGCGGCCGCTCCACCTACGGCGATTGCGGCATCTGGTCGGACGACCAGATCGCGCCGCTGCGCCGCATATCGGACTTTCTGCGCGAGCAGGGCGCGGTCCCGGCGGCCCAGCTGCATCATGTCGGCCCCAAGGCGTCGCGCCAGCGACCGTTCGAGGGGTTGCAGCCGCTCGGGCCTGCCGAAGCCGCGCGCGGTGAGGCTCCGTGGCAGCCAGTCAGTTCCTCACCGGGGCGATCGATTGAGGAGTATCACGAGCCCAGGGAACTGACGGTCGACGAGATCAGGGAATTGGTCGAGGCCTATGCCGCCGCTGCGAAGCGCGTCGACCAGGCCGGATACGACGTCCTCGACATCCATGCCGCGCATGGCTACCTGATCCACTCCTTCCTGTCGCCGGTGGCCAACCTGCGCACCGACGAATATGGCGGCGACATCAACGGACGGATGCGTTTCGCGCTGGAGATCGCCGAGGCGGTGCGCTCGGCTTGGCCGTCCAGCAAGCCGATCCTTTACCGCATCTCCTGCGTCGACTGGCGCAAAGACCTGGACGACCGCACCGACGGCTGGACCATCGAGGATAGCTTCGTGCTGGCGGGCGAGTTGAAGAAGCGCGGCATCGACGTGGTGGACTGTTCGTCCGGCGGCATCCGCGCGGCGAACTCGGTCATGGACTACGCCAAGAAGCGCAAGAAGCTCGAGCGCGGCCATCAGGTGCCCTATGCCGAGGCGATCCGGCGCAAGGCCGAGGTGCCGACCATGGCGGTCGGCGTGATCCTTGACGGGCCGCAGGCCGAGGCCATTCTCCAGGCCGGGCAGGCCGACTTGATCGCGATCGGGCGAGAGGCGTTATACAATCCTCATTGGGGACTGCATGCTGCGCGAGCTCTTAGCGCCGACCCGAATTGGGGCTACTGGCCCTCCTCCTACGGCTGGTGGTTGGAGCTCCGGGAGCGCATCGGCATTGAGGATCCGAAGCCGTAG
- a CDS encoding NAD(P)/FAD-dependent oxidoreductase, with protein MLPGLATPSILPPLAAVQRTSVGVIGAGVVGLSSALWLQKAGHRVTLADPAPPVAGGSYEQASSFGNACTMAFGACIPVASPGILRALPRMLLDRHGPLSINWSDLTGLMPWLASFLRAASPVAVSRIAGVLGSLLRLAEAGQAPLFEDARATHLKRPTGCLYLYRSARSFARAQPEIALRRREGVRMRILEQDEVRAREPNLAPLYHKGLLFEDAYSIDNPLAYAQQLLRCFIDRGGEVVTARVRTIDRGTDGLTIRCEDRSIRSDHAVLAAGAWSGGIARSFGDHIRLSTERGYHVMFPGEGGLLSAPTCYPEHGFYMTPLGEGLRAAGTVELGGLDKPAREERTQVIERVTRELLPCIGKAGRTWLGFRPSMPDSLPVIGRSPSDARIIHAFGHGHIGLTLAGITGRLVADMIGGQPPLVDLTPLRADRF; from the coding sequence ATGCTCCCCGGCTTGGCGACCCCTTCGATCCTTCCTCCACTGGCCGCGGTGCAGCGCACCAGCGTTGGCGTCATCGGCGCGGGCGTCGTCGGGCTGTCCTCTGCGCTTTGGCTCCAGAAGGCCGGCCATCGCGTAACGCTGGCCGATCCCGCTCCGCCGGTTGCGGGCGGCAGCTACGAGCAAGCTTCCAGCTTCGGAAATGCCTGCACGATGGCGTTCGGCGCCTGCATCCCGGTCGCCTCGCCGGGAATTCTGCGCGCCCTGCCGCGAATGTTGCTGGACCGTCATGGACCGCTCTCGATAAACTGGAGCGACCTTACCGGCCTCATGCCTTGGCTTGCCAGTTTCCTGCGAGCTGCCAGCCCAGTCGCCGTCAGCCGCATAGCCGGGGTGCTCGGTTCGCTGCTTCGACTGGCCGAAGCGGGGCAGGCGCCGCTTTTCGAGGATGCACGCGCCACTCATCTAAAGCGCCCGACCGGTTGCCTCTATCTCTACAGAAGCGCCCGCAGCTTCGCGCGAGCGCAGCCGGAGATCGCGCTGCGCCGCCGTGAGGGCGTAAGGATGCGAATCCTCGAACAAGACGAGGTGCGGGCGCGTGAGCCGAATCTCGCGCCGCTCTACCACAAGGGCCTGCTCTTCGAGGATGCATACTCCATCGACAACCCGCTGGCCTATGCGCAGCAGCTGTTACGCTGCTTCATCGACCGCGGCGGCGAGGTGGTGACCGCGCGGGTCCGCACCATCGATCGCGGCACCGATGGTCTGACCATTCGCTGCGAGGACCGCTCGATCCGCAGCGATCACGCGGTCCTGGCCGCGGGCGCCTGGTCTGGAGGGATCGCCCGCAGCTTTGGCGACCACATCCGGCTCAGTACCGAGCGGGGCTACCATGTCATGTTTCCAGGCGAGGGCGGCCTGCTCTCCGCCCCCACCTGCTATCCCGAGCACGGCTTCTACATGACGCCCCTGGGCGAGGGCCTGCGTGCCGCCGGAACGGTGGAGCTTGGCGGGCTGGACAAGCCGGCGCGCGAGGAGCGCACGCAGGTGATCGAGCGCGTGACGCGCGAGCTGCTGCCCTGCATCGGCAAGGCTGGTCGCACTTGGCTCGGCTTTCGCCCCTCCATGCCGGATTCGCTGCCGGTCATCGGCCGATCGCCGTCAGATGCACGCATCATCCATGCATTTGGTCATGGGCATATCGGGCTGACGCTGGCCGGGATTACCGGCCGGTTGGTCGCGGACATGATCGGCGGTCAACCGCCCCTCGTTGACCTTACTCCGCTCCGCGCCGATCGGTTTTAG
- a CDS encoding FadR/GntR family transcriptional regulator: MAESGRRPSVFSSTLDKLGRQIVSGSFGADGAIPAEQKLCEQLGASRGVVREVLRVLSEKGLLTAQPKVGIRVQPESKWNVMDTDVLDWLWDYGSRIDYLREFLEFRMAVEPAAAYAAALNRTDEESQQITELCDRLYEESERIMDRASDERSQDVDLQFHMSIFRASRNRMLIYVGNMIGHIMRQQIAVTTSAPGAFRTGLPLHRAIAEAIGKRDGEGAARATEENVRLTQSLLQKASQFHS; encoded by the coding sequence ATGGCAGAGTCGGGTCGCAGACCTTCGGTCTTTTCATCGACGCTCGACAAACTCGGGCGACAGATCGTCTCTGGCAGCTTTGGTGCAGATGGCGCGATCCCAGCCGAGCAGAAGCTTTGCGAACAGCTTGGAGCAAGCCGTGGCGTCGTGCGCGAGGTGCTGCGCGTGTTAAGCGAAAAGGGCCTTTTGACAGCACAGCCCAAAGTCGGGATTCGCGTCCAGCCGGAGAGCAAGTGGAACGTCATGGACACAGATGTCCTTGACTGGCTTTGGGATTACGGATCGCGCATCGATTATCTGCGTGAGTTTCTCGAGTTCCGCATGGCTGTTGAGCCTGCTGCCGCTTACGCAGCAGCGCTGAACAGGACAGATGAAGAAAGCCAGCAGATCACCGAGCTCTGCGATCGGCTCTACGAAGAAAGCGAACGTATCATGGATCGCGCCTCCGACGAGCGCTCCCAAGACGTCGATCTGCAATTTCACATGTCGATCTTCCGGGCTTCGCGCAATCGGATGCTGATCTACGTGGGCAACATGATTGGCCATATTATGCGACAGCAGATAGCGGTCACGACATCGGCCCCTGGCGCATTTCGCACGGGCCTGCCGCTCCATCGCGCGATCGCAGAAGCAATAGGAAAACGGGATGGAGAAGGTGCCGCACGTGCGACGGAGGAAAATGTGCGGTTGACGCAAAGCCTGCTTCAAAAGGCAAGCCAGTTTCACTCGTAG